A portion of the Blastopirellula sediminis genome contains these proteins:
- a CDS encoding transglutaminase TgpA family protein produces MKVERLLQISVAVLAALGAMLLGGGETDDAALPIAAVAAAFISVYVTDIQRWFSLNRNLANIAALLAVAFSISDFWPGNSTEKLQAIAKLLIYLQIVLLFQRKSTRVYWHLCVLSLLQVVVAAALNLNVSFGFMLVAYMFAALTTLSLFFIYRETVRVDPVLKAEHDAIDNRPVFALFGGRDELIDVSAANTEAVVLESRLPKNLATVFSSWQMFVQVCKLGFVTLIATVVVFYAFPRPHRDQWGGGLAGGLRETGFKDQISFDRMGRIMQSDEMVMRVGFRSPVTDMPKESSLEPYFRGTVLNRYQIQTSSWITTYSPDDEGATELPTPPPGVEMVRQRVVLNPRTRLVQTAHGHLLFSVYPAYRDRLTSPEIIDDRLAGFLSYATPDALGAKPSQYNVLIPWRPAELENRLLAVESRGKDKDNLDWRTVDYLSSLKKVEVFAFGQLQQTTREAIADSKIDPNNDFEVAQTLERFFTDDGGFNYTLEIDPRVRDPNLDPLEDFVVNHRSGHCEYFAGAMALMLRYQQIPSRIVVGYKGGEYNSVGGYYAVKQMHAHAWVEAYIKHEDLPEAVRDSYPTGAWLRLDPTPSGETQAVYEEKEGFLSKTLDWFDYLELMWRDYVVEMNSERQENAIYKPFTDRIWRPLGGWFNYEEWRQWVKDHAASIGIDIEGEWFSWYMSLLTIFCTIAGFAIYQGGRWLFRRYGLPLWRWVRRQLHFNRHGVTFYLQLERRLAKCGMRRNPGQTPYEFVDSLRERLTPVAMDAIAPIVEAYYRVRFGGVVLSEDALAGIDERMLILQGELDQLNRAPRF; encoded by the coding sequence ATGAAGGTCGAACGTCTGCTGCAAATCAGCGTCGCTGTTTTGGCGGCGCTCGGAGCGATGTTGCTCGGCGGGGGAGAAACCGACGACGCCGCGCTGCCGATCGCCGCGGTGGCGGCTGCATTCATTTCGGTTTACGTCACCGACATTCAGCGCTGGTTCAGTTTGAATCGGAACCTGGCCAACATCGCGGCTTTGTTGGCGGTCGCGTTTTCGATCTCCGACTTCTGGCCCGGCAACAGCACCGAAAAGCTGCAGGCGATCGCTAAACTGCTGATCTATCTGCAGATCGTCCTCTTATTCCAGCGGAAGTCGACACGCGTTTATTGGCATCTCTGCGTATTGAGTTTATTGCAGGTGGTGGTCGCCGCTGCGCTTAATTTGAACGTGTCGTTCGGCTTTATGCTGGTCGCCTACATGTTCGCCGCACTGACGACGCTCAGCTTGTTCTTCATTTACCGGGAAACGGTTCGCGTCGATCCGGTATTGAAAGCGGAACATGACGCGATCGACAATCGCCCCGTCTTCGCTCTATTTGGGGGACGGGATGAGCTTATCGACGTCAGCGCCGCCAACACCGAAGCGGTGGTGCTCGAATCGCGACTTCCCAAGAATCTGGCGACCGTCTTTTCCAGCTGGCAGATGTTCGTCCAGGTCTGCAAGCTCGGCTTCGTCACGCTGATTGCGACGGTCGTCGTCTTTTACGCGTTTCCGCGACCTCATCGTGATCAGTGGGGCGGTGGACTCGCCGGCGGTCTGCGTGAGACCGGCTTTAAGGATCAGATTTCGTTCGATCGCATGGGACGGATCATGCAGAGCGACGAAATGGTGATGCGAGTCGGGTTCCGCAGTCCGGTGACCGACATGCCGAAAGAGTCGTCGCTGGAGCCGTACTTCCGCGGCACCGTCCTCAACCGTTACCAGATTCAGACCTCGAGCTGGATCACGACTTATTCGCCTGATGACGAAGGCGCCACCGAATTGCCGACTCCGCCGCCGGGCGTCGAAATGGTTCGGCAACGCGTCGTTTTGAACCCGCGTACTCGGCTGGTGCAGACGGCGCATGGGCATCTCCTCTTTAGCGTTTATCCAGCGTATCGCGATCGTTTGACTTCGCCCGAGATCATCGACGACCGATTGGCCGGGTTTTTGTCGTACGCGACGCCCGACGCACTTGGGGCGAAGCCGTCGCAGTACAACGTGTTGATCCCTTGGCGACCTGCCGAGTTGGAAAACCGACTGCTGGCGGTGGAAAGTCGCGGCAAGGACAAGGATAATCTCGACTGGCGCACGGTCGACTATCTCTCGTCGCTCAAGAAGGTCGAAGTTTTCGCGTTTGGGCAGCTGCAGCAAACGACTCGGGAAGCGATCGCCGATTCCAAGATCGATCCGAACAACGACTTCGAGGTCGCCCAGACGCTCGAACGCTTCTTCACCGACGACGGCGGCTTTAACTACACGCTTGAAATCGATCCCCGCGTCCGTGATCCAAATCTCGATCCGCTGGAGGACTTCGTGGTCAACCATCGCTCGGGGCACTGCGAATACTTCGCCGGCGCGATGGCGCTGATGCTGCGATATCAGCAGATCCCGTCGCGAATCGTCGTCGGCTACAAAGGGGGCGAATACAATTCGGTCGGCGGCTACTACGCCGTGAAGCAGATGCACGCTCACGCTTGGGTGGAAGCGTACATCAAGCATGAAGATCTCCCCGAAGCGGTACGCGACAGCTACCCGACCGGCGCCTGGCTGCGGCTAGATCCGACTCCCAGCGGCGAAACGCAAGCGGTCTACGAAGAAAAAGAAGGGTTCCTGAGCAAGACGCTCGATTGGTTCGACTATCTCGAACTGATGTGGCGCGATTACGTGGTCGAGATGAACTCGGAGCGTCAGGAGAACGCGATCTACAAGCCGTTTACCGATCGCATCTGGCGACCGCTCGGTGGTTGGTTCAACTACGAAGAATGGCGGCAGTGGGTGAAAGACCATGCTGCCAGCATCGGCATCGACATCGAAGGGGAGTGGTTCAGCTGGTACATGAGCCTGCTGACGATCTTCTGTACGATCGCCGGGTTTGCGATTTATCAGGGAGGTCGCTGGCTCTTCCGCCGCTATGGCTTGCCGCTTTGGCGCTGGGTTCGCCGCCAGCTTCACTTCAACCGCCACGGCGTCACGTTCTACTTGCAGCTCGAACGTCGACTCGCGAAATGCGGGATGCGACGCAATCCCGGGCAAACGCCGTACGAGTTCGTCGATTCGCTCCGCGAACGTCTGACGCCGGTGGCGATGGATGCGATCGCGCCGATCGT